In Chlorobiota bacterium, the sequence TGAACGACCGGCTTTCCCAGATGCTCCAATTCCTGGAGCAGGACCCCAACGACAGTTTCGCCCGATACGCCGTCGCGCTGGAGTATGCCAGCCGCAAGCAATCGGGGGACGCAATCGCCATGTTGGTGGAGCTTCGGCAGCGGGACCCGGAGTATGTTGCGCTCTACTATCAGCTTGGCGGGTTGTACGCTTCGGCGGAGCGGATGGAGG encodes:
- a CDS encoding tetratricopeptide repeat protein; amino-acid sequence: MNDRLSQMLQFLEQDPNDSFARYAVALEYASRKQSGDAIAMLVELRQRDPEYVALYYQLGGLYASAERMEEAEEAYRTGIAVAIRNNDRHTAAEIEAALDELDALR